A stretch of the Gracilinanus agilis isolate LMUSP501 chromosome 4, AgileGrace, whole genome shotgun sequence genome encodes the following:
- the FCRLB gene encoding Fc receptor-like B, whose amino-acid sequence MEKPIVSLHPPWTTIFKGERVILRCDGYQPLLLEPRPINTLWYLGHQLLPSHKKTIEVQTPGIYRCQTRGAPVSDPIHLFVSNDWLILQVPYAMVFEGEPLVIRCRGWYDKVIYKLHYYKDGHVMRYFHSSTNYTIPQARASDSGQYQCSGTLRIPVESTPMFSAKVVVTIQELFASPVLKVVPKTESRSGGGVTLHCETRLHPQKRDTPLQFSFYKYSRPVRRFDWGSEYTVPETETEDLESYWCEAATVTRSVRKRSPWLQLSGRGSFSSASSITTRAPQAAAMSRNPVSKPLSFRKPPEPRFVPSSTSTPNSTLTRTLASVPSSPTAGPTACTPLTSFEQSASPLKPNMDLLLQEMQLLKSLLRQVVLELKEPHN is encoded by the exons ATGGAGAAGCCCATTGTGTCCTTACACCCACCTTGGACCACAATCTTTAAGGGGGAGCGAGTAATCCTAAGATGTGATGGGTACCAACCTTTGCTCCTGGAGCCTCGGCCAATCAACACATTGTGGTATTTGGGGCACCAGCTACTGCCCTCACACAAGAAGACCATTGAGGTACAGACACCAGGGATATATCGATGCCAGACCCGAGGGGCACCTGTCAGTGACCCAATTCACCTCTTTGTGTCCAATG ATTGGCTGATCCTGCAGGTTCCCTATGCCATGGTGTTTGAAGGTGAACCGCTAGTGATAAGATGCCGGGGATGGTATGATAAAGTTATCTACAAACTTCACTACTACAAGGATGGTCACGTCATGCGCTACTTTCACTCTAGTACCAACTACACAATACCCCAGGCACGGGCCAGTGATAGTGGACAGTACCAGTGCTCAGGAACCCTTCGTATTCCAGTGGAGAGCACCCCTATGTTCTCTGCCAAGGTGGTAGTTACTATCCAAG AACTGTTTGCGTCCCCGGTGCTGAAAGTGGTGCCCAAGACGGAGTCTcgcagtgggggtggggtgacCCTTCACTGTGAAACACGCCTGCACCCCCAGAAGCGGGACACGCCGCTGCAGTTCTCTTTCTACAAGTACAGCCGGCCGGTGCGCCGCTTTGACTGGGGATCGGAGTACACCGTTCCGGAAACCGAGACGGAGGACTTGGAATCGTACTGGTGCGAAGCCGCCACTGTGACCCGCAGCGTGCGCAAACGCAGCCCTTGGCTGCAACTCTCGGGGAGGG GTTCGTTCTCCAGCGCATCGTCCATCACCACCCGAGCTCCTCAGGCAGCTGCCATGTCCAGGAACCCGGTTTCAAAGCCCCTCTCTTTCAGAAAGCCTCCGGAACCCAGATTTGTGCCCTCGAGCACCTCGACCCCCAACTCCACCTTGACCAGGACTCTTGCCTCTGTGCCAAGCAGTCCCACTGCTGGGCCCACTGCTTGCACTCCTCTAACTTCCTTCGAGCAATCTGCTTCCCCTTTGAAGCCCAACATGGACCTGCTGCTTCAGGAAATGCAGCTGCTCAAAAGCCTTCTGAGACAAGTGGTACTAGAGCTGAAGGAGCCACATAATTAG